One Calditrichota bacterium genomic window, CACCAGCACGCTCATCAGCGCGCTCAAACCGTCGACGCTTATCGCCTCCCCCACAGCGACAACCCTGTGACCAGACCAGACAGTAGCCGCCAGGCGCACCGCAAGCGCAAGCTCCACCACCAGAATCACCAGAGTCAGAGAATGGCGAGGCACGCGCACCCTACCCAGACTGAGCAGGGCGGTGAACACGGCACCGAGAACGGGCAGGACAACAAGAACCAGTGGCAGCGCCGACGATACCGTTTCCGACATGGGTTACCCTCTATCGCTTGAGTTCCGATAGTCTTGCCGAGTCCGTAGAGCCGAATACCTGGTAGATGTTGCTGCTAATGTAGAGGAGGATGAGTACTGCTGCCGCAACGTTGGTCAAAATGCCGATCATCGTGGTCTCCGAAAGCTGGGGTGCCAGCGCAAGCAACACCAGATGCACGCCGTTTTCCATGAGCGCCAGCCCCAACACCGTCTTGACCACGTCCCGTCGGGTCAGCAGAGCCCACAAACCAAGCCCAAAGACGGTAAAGGCCCCAGCAAGCAAAGAGCGCACCGGTTCGGTGCGAGCCACCTCGTTGGGCGCAAGCAGGTAGGAATAGCTCTGGAAGAGCCTAAAGAAAACCACCACCAAGAC contains:
- a CDS encoding NADH-quinone oxidoreductase subunit K, with translation MEGNILVTLSLGILITSVVAVELRNLRSTTFFYLFHSILLFSIITAYAYLFKNPSLYLWSATCFLTKIIVIPTLLFQFAKRFPSKEHRPVLGHGISVLAIGVLVVVFFRLFQSYSYLLAPNEVARTEPVRSLLAGAFTVFGLGLWALLTRRDVVKTVLGLALMENGVHLVLLALAPQLSETTMIGILTNVAAAVLILLYISSNIYQVFGSTDSARLSELKR